The region AACTCTGAACCACTCCATTCCAGCAGCAACAATCAATGTCTTCATTAGCATGCCGGCAGGcagcgagcgagagagggaggagAGATTACCTTTTGTCTGCAAGATCGGTCTTGTTGCCCACCAACATGATGATGACATCACTTCCTCGCTCCGTTCTCACGTCATCAATCCATTTTGTGGTTTGCTGGAAGGAGTTCACGTCTACCGACAAGATGAGAAGCAGACCAGAACATGGAGTCGATTCTGACTTTGCCGACAGGGTATATATTTGTAAAAGTGATtacagaaaagaaacaaaatgtgtcTGAAAGGAATCACCACCTACTTGTGATGTCGTACACTACGACAGCGGCTGCAGAGTCTCTGATGTAACTTGGGATGAGGCTCCGAAATCGCTCCTGGCCTGCTGTGTCCCACAACTGCAATCTGATCTAGAAGGCAGGATGGGGAAAGTtttggagaaggaggaggaaaacaaaagagacgaatgtgtgtgtggggggatgaTCAGACATAGTCAGTTATGCTGCTAAATATATGATAACTGGATATAAATAGAGAATATGAATTAGACATATTTGAATGTCGAAATGCATGTCTAATTCCATGTCCCGTCTAAAATGAATTGGACGGGACATGCAAAGAAATCAGCTTTTCACTTGTCATCCACTCCTTTTGAGATCAAGCAATGGCTTTGATTTGTGGGTGGAAAAGCCAGCAACTTATTGTGGCATTCAACTCACACTTAAAAggcagaaaaacatttttaattatgcAAGATACGCAACAAAATCACATCAGAATGACTACAAAGCGAgaccgaaaaaaaagaaatcctcaaACTTACTGTTCTGTCCTCGAGATACATGGTTTTCGACAGGAAGTCGATTCCTATTGTGGCCTGAAACATGACACATGGTGTTAATTAGGCATACTACCCAATACATTTGTCAACACTGGATTATGAGCGTTGGCCTCACTTGGTATGTGTTGTCGAAGCTGTCATACATGAACCTAGTGATCAGCGAGGTCTTccccactgaaaacaaaacacttatCAAACAATGACTCCTTCGGGAAACGTCACATCATTGAGCACTTGCCAGCGTGGACTGTGACACGAAGCTGGACTGATTATCAAGATGCATTGGCTTGAAGATGACAGGGCCAAAGTCAAAAGGACACGCTGTCATGTCTGTGTTAGATACTGTATGTGACCGATAAGGCGAGGCTTGGTGGGACAGAAACATTGAGACATTTAAATCAATGCCTGTCAAGTGAATGAGCGACTGGGAATCGCCTTTCCCACATgcaagggcattacagtaagtaCTCATGAGTGAAAAGGCatgcaagtttaaaaaaaaatatgagtcgCCTCATggcatggatatttttttttcttgagttggtagcaaacatttgacaaagttataCTTAGATGGTGCCAGTGAACTTCAGAACAAGCAACAGTTGGGCAAAGGGTGAACCCTATCCTCAAGAAAGAGGCCAAGCTGTCTGTTGCCACTCCCACTTGAAGTTTACTATGAACTTAGATAAAACAAATTGCAGGTCGCACCACATAATTGCCTgaatcatttttcaatattttgggaaaacaagaacaattttGAGAACACTTCTTCCACACCAAGCGGATTCAAGCATGCCGTTATGGTACTCAATGACACAGTCATGTTCTCAAACTGTTGGCATAAAGTTGGATGTTCAAAATGTCATGGTAGGATGCAGAGTTACGTACAGATAATGAATTCAGAGCCATTTGATGTGGAGGTGTGTCTTTCGTGTTTAGCTGAATTAATATTGACAATAAAATCTAAAGTTTCAAACAAGCAGTGCAATTCAATAAGTGATAGCGAGAGTGATGCAAGCAATCTCTTAGCTCATGTTACCAACCACAGCGATGAGTCACGCAGACTTCTAGCACAGTATTCATACTCAATACTGTATTGGCTTGAGGTATCAGACCCCTCTTGGGAGAATGCTTTTAAAACGTTTTGTATTGACAGCCCTTTAATCTTAACGTTGATAAATAAGGATTAAGGATTGTTAGTCATGCCCCTTTTTCCAAATGACATGAGAATTCGATGTTCTGCTTGACCAGAAAGTGGGAAGAGGAATACAGTAATGCTACTGGCCAGGTTTTTAACACAACATTACGCTCGGATAGCTAACTACAATAAATTGGACAACAAACGTCTGAAACTGACGATTTCAATCGATTTACAAGTCAATTGTTGTGTAAAGTTGATAATCCACCACCATTATCACTTGACGAAGTCAATGTGTAATGTCATCGGTTACTGTTGGAGTAAAAGAGCATTACGTTTTAAAGGAGGAAGCAAGAACTGAAATAAATTTGAGGAGTATGTATCACTATGTTACGTGGCTAATAAGAGCTAGCAATGACAACAGATTAAATCAACAGCAACAGCCCACCCAAAGTCTTTAGCCTCGTATCCAAATTGACACATTAATTTAACGCCGATTTAGGAAAAATGACTGTCCATTTGGCAATAACACTTACCACTCTGTTCCCCAAGGAAGACTAATTTAAATTTCCTTAGTGGGTTTCCAAAGTCTCCGGCCGTGGACATGGCTGTGAAACAAGCTCTGACGTGACTTCCCTGGAGCTTCCGAGCTAGCCAGCTAAGCACTTGTTttcgaaaagaaaaataacctgGAACGTCAAACCGATTCGTCCAAATCGTGACAGAAGCTACTTATGCGTGGTTTCAGTTGTGAAAATGTCCCTTTCCGATTTTCAGACACTTTTTTGACCACTCACCGCCGAACTGCACTGAAGTTAGCATTACAGTACATTACTTCTGTGACATGTCTACTGGCGAGTCCGACTTGCCACTTTGGGCACTTCTTCTTCACCGTACGTAAAACGCAATCCGTAAATGATTGCGCTGCCCCCCACTGGTGATAAAACAAATCACGGTGGAATGTACACTgtagatatactgtacagtacaaatactgtacttgcGTAAAAAGACCGGTCGTTGGCATGGATTGagaaataaagacaaacaatttgcaggaaataaatacattttctgaCCAACTAACACTGAATAGTTTCCTGTGCCACAGTGGACAGAAGTCACTGTCATACAATTCTTTTTGTTAATAAAGAATTCATTGCGGAAAAGGAACACAATATCCTCTGTTTATTATGAatgtttttcacttttattgtatttatttctaaaTTATAGTATTTAGTTAAATGGACGGATTATGCAGTGTATATTATACCGTCATTTGTCCACAGGAGGGCGAATTGTGACCCCCCGTCACTCGTGAGGCAAATGTACTGTAATGCAGTTTTTCTTGAGATCATGTAATATACACAATAGATTCTCaccatattttgtttttctacagtACACAATTCAAAATGCTAATATGTAGTTTATCAGATGTTCACTGAAATAATATGATACATTCAAAAGCAACCTTAAACACGCCACAGCACAAATCTTTATGGTGATATattatgatgaattatacagtGCTAACATTTACAGACTAATGTATCAcaatgtaaaacattttaaaactgcGTTTAGTGGCGGTCCCAACTTAAATGCCTGCCTGTGTGAGACCCCCCACAACAcaagcaaacacaaatgatAAGCATACTGaactcaaccttttttttcttttcttttttaatatattgaatGATAATCAAACATGAACACATTAATAGGAAAGACAATTTAGACTTACAGAAACAAATAGATAATTTGATAAATAAATTTAGCAACGGTGTTccagtggcccagtggttagcgcgtcgacctcacagtgtagaggtaccgggttcaatttcagctccggcctctgtgtgtggagtttgcatcttctctccaggcctgcgtgagttttctccgggtactacggtttcctcccacattccaaaaacatgcatggcaggctgattgaacactccagattgtccctcagtgtgcgctgatggttgtttgtctctatgtgccctgcgattggctggcaaccgttgcaaggtgtcccccgcctactgcccgaagacgactggggtaggctcgagcacccccgtgacccttgtgaggataagtgaatcagaaaatggatgaatggatggatggaaatttagCACCACATTGCCTGTGCGGCCAAACATACTTCTTATACCCAAAACCGCCTCTCGGTTTGCAAGGAATATACAGTAATTCCACTTGGAATCCATGAAATCATTGAAAGTAGAAGTTTAAAACCTTTTAAAATATGCCGGAAAATGTAGTGAATCCATTGCTGTGCTTGAACTCTCTTTCATAAAGCAACTGACAAATGCAAGCCAAGCCTGCAGCAACTGGTTCAATGGCTTTTTACAGAGAAGACAATGAAATTCATCTACAAAAGGTTTCATGAGTTGACTATAAAATCCAGGAATATGGTCAATAAATCCTCTGTTTATGTTTTACGAATGTTGTTTAATTTCGGTtgactgatgacatcatcacaaaCTCATCTATGAATCAAGTTCATGCAAACGTTTTTACTCCTTTGAATAACATTTGTATCACTCctataaataaaagaatacaTTCATATAAAGAGATGAGATGTAAAACGACGGAATTAAAGTTTTGTAATTGTATTTCACTCACCGAGATCAAATGAATGTGGTGCTACACAATAGCTTTGCGATAAAATCTCCTGTGAAGTCCATTTTAATATCCAATTTTGATCTATCTATTCAAGAGCAATCTTGAACATTAGTCATTTTGAAGGCTGTAATTTGTGCTGCTGTGAAACTTCGCTCAGATACACTGACTGAGAGGAATTGTTATAGTCATTTATGGACCTTTTTCCTTTACCACGATGTCTTATCAAATCAAAACTGAAAGAATACATTATGCAGAGTCATATCGCAGCGAAGTGAAATGTGGGAAGCTAACCATCGTTATAATGACAGTCACATTTATGTTATTGGAAGGGTAATTTAATCATTTCCAACAAAATATGAGCGAATAAATCGAAAGCAGCGGCATACAGGAATACATGGGTGTTTGTTTACACGCGTGAAATGAAATGTGACCTCCTGCTGAATGGTAGGTTCAGTAGATGATTGAATTCCTATAGCATGAATGCATAAAAGCATGGCCCAGTTTCAGAGTGGATCCCCTGCACATATCACAAAACAGACAAACGAGAACATGACCAATTTACACTTGATAATTTATTTTGCTGCTGCTTTGTGTAAGCacagtgaatgtgtttttgtgcattctTGAGCTGTAGGTCATTGAAGACACACCTGCGACTCTGTGGTTCACATCCTACGCAAGCAATATTTTCCATCTGGCTGATGCCAGCGCTACATTCTGCATGAGGCCCGAACATTGCCAAACTCGAGCCATCCCCCTTCATTGCCCGCCTCCACCTTGCTGCTCTCCTCCGCTATGCCATATGTCCTTGGTAAGATAATGACCCCAAGATGCTGAACTGACAAATTGGTCTTTCACACTGTCCCCTGTTAGACATTTCTAATTGTTCACTTACGTGTATGCAACGGATTCTGAAATGCATGATGGAGTTTGCTCTTAACTTCACCGTAGAGCTGATTTGCTCTCCCGGTTACATGTTTCCACAGTAGGAAGTCAGATAAATCAGAAACTGCTAAATCTTGCCATCACAAAATCTCCAAAAAGCAGTAAGATGGCACAAATTAAAATGCCAGCTCAAACAGTGACTTCATTCTGACGTGCAAGTTGGTCATAATACAACTGCATTATTTACCTGTGCTAAACGACTGCACCCAGTCCTCTGAGGATGGGGAAGCCCTTCTATGACTCACAAATGTGGCTTTTATTCCCCTACATTTAGACCGCACATGCAGAAATATGGATGCCTTGAACGGGCTTCCTATATGTGACCGTACCAATGACGCATCTCCACCTAAATGTGCACATGATGGAGGGAGACCTTCCCATTTCCACACCACCTAATATAAATCTAATGAATGCAGCTTTCAATGTCACAGCAAAGTGCAATACAGCACTCACGTCTCCTGAGAGAGATGGGGAGCACGTGGGATGtaatgaaggaggaggagggggagtagGAGTGAACAGAATGAAGAACATAGGGGCTGATTAGGCAAGGGAATATGGGAATGGCATCAGGGTTGGGTCAGGGTAAAGTCAGTGTGTTGCCATCCCTGACAGAAAGAAGCGAAGGAGGGAATCACTGGGAGATGTTAGGGGGGCAGGGACACAATTCTTCTAAAATCATTTTCGCCGGAAGAGTGTGGGAAACACCATGGAACAAAGGATTGCAGCGATGATGAGACATAATGCAGCGTGAGATGTAGAATCCCTCATTTGTGGCCAGAAGGAGGCATTCTTGCAGGCATAAGTAAAGCTGCGATGAGAGTAAGCACATTTACCAGAAAGGGcgggagagagggaggagagagcacaagagagagagagagaggagagagagagagagagagaggggagaggtGTGGAAGGGGGGGGTGTTGCATCCTCACAATGTGACAAAGATAGAGCGATTCCATGCACGAGAGCGAGACAGAGGTGGAGAGGGAACGCAGAGATGGGGAATGAGCGCTGAGAGCAGAGCTAATTGGAGAAAGATCTGCACATAAACGtgagtaaaagaaaaaaggtggagggagaagGAGAGCGGAGGTTAGCGGGAGGAGGTTGAGGAGGTGAAGGTGGGGAGGAGCAGGTTGCAGGGAGTCAGGATGATGGAGCCCAGAAATAGGGTTTACAGGACAGTTTTTCACGAGCCCTCGCTCTCTGCAGCAGACGCGACTCTGAGCACTGGAGTGTGCTTAAATTAGCAAAGGGGGACAAGCCAGGACGGGAGGTCTGCAGAGCCTTGGTTCAGCCTCGCTGGATGCAGCAAGGAAGCTGATTTATTACGAAGGGGCTGGGTGGCAGCATGCttatgcgtgtgtgtctgtgaatgtgtgtgtgtgtgtgtgtgcgtgcgcgtgtgtgtgagtgtgcgtacAGTTTTTTATGGGTCCTTGTAAGCGCTTGGAGCTTTGGGAGAGACCATTCCTCCAGTCATAAAATGACATTCAGCAGACAGGAGCTGTGTGTGCTGTTGCGGCTCTGCAGTCCTCAGTAGGAAGTAGGAGAGCGGGATTCGGGGCTTTTATCCAGGGCTAGAGGCTTTGTTTACGCTGCTGTGTGCTGAGGTAAGCCGGCTGGGATCAGCCAAACGCCTCGTGTCCTGAGGTGAGAGTCGCAGAAGATCTTGGGACAATGCAAGGACGAGCAGAGAGCGGCACTGATGGCAGGGAGGCCAAGTGAGGTACCAAGTGGAGCTCCCCGGAGATAGAGTGGAGACTGACGACAGGgaaggagtgggggtggggggtgtggggggtaagAGAGGGTGATCATGCCTGTCAAACAGTGAGCTACAGCATATGCTGTAGTGCAGAACAGAGTGGTGCGGCAGGGGAGGACAAGCATCGCTgcacaagggagggagggggtgagaggagagaggaggggggTGCAATCAGATCAGCACCTCTCCACCACCGGGAAGAGAATCATACCACGAGTGGCCTGGAGGAAGCATAAAAACATCACCCGAGGCTAGGTGTAGAGGTCAAAACGGAATTGGTGAGGCTCACAGAGAGTGCACGGTGAGGTCGGTGCAGTGGGGTCATAGTGGCTTGGCTGCGCCCCCCTTTGACGACCACTGGGTCCAAGAGGAAGAAAGGTCACCGGGTA is a window of Hippocampus zosterae strain Florida chromosome 16, ASM2543408v3, whole genome shotgun sequence DNA encoding:
- the rab6a gene encoding ras-related protein Rab-6A isoform X2, whose amino-acid sequence is MSTAGDFGNPLRKFKLVFLGEQSVGKTSLITRFMYDSFDNTYQATIGIDFLSKTMYLEDRTIRLQLWDTAGQERFRSLIPSYIRDSAAAVVVYDITNVNSFQQTTKWIDDVRTERGSDVIIMLVGNKTDLADKRQITTEEGEQRAKEMNVLYIETSAKTGYNVKQLFRRVAAALPGMDTTQDKNREDMIDIKLEKPAEPPANEGGCAC
- the rab6a gene encoding ras-related protein Rab-6A isoform X1; its protein translation is MSTAGDFGNPLRKFKLVFLGEQSVGKTSLITRFMYDSFDNTYQATIGIDFLSKTMYLEDRTIRLQLWDTAGQERFRSLIPSYIRDSAAAVVVYDITNVNSFQQTTKWIDDVRTERGSDVIIMLVGNKTDLADKRQVSIEEGERKAKELNVMFIETSAKAGYNVKQLFRRVAAALPGMDTTQDKNREDMIDIKLEKPAEPPANEGGCAC